Proteins co-encoded in one Dasypus novemcinctus isolate mDasNov1 chromosome 6, mDasNov1.1.hap2, whole genome shotgun sequence genomic window:
- the LOC139439103 gene encoding uncharacterized protein produces MGRTGGKDSEGWLRDKAASSSGDNVITCPGVEPQILGKPIFVEISLNKGITFIANNLKFRGKDCGENPAAKPIEDKAGNPSKVNIQRLTAQSPDTPPEKSPTKPSKNAAASTPRKSPEQSPEQSPEQSPSMPARTQIEKTRALMRRRTPRRTLMRRTSRRMRTTTPPRAKAAPSSPGCLSWDGASALLLLLLLVCLCHLHWPTEKELPRLLPEPSTTVCCSLPMVMPARCDCPGTGHLSQMRASWNSCVPCSVHVANQCTRCGPRSRAREGASPSPQ; encoded by the exons ATGGGCAGGACTGGCGGAAAAGATagcgagggctggctgagag ATAAAGCAGCAAGCTCTTCTGGAGACAATGTCATAACTTGTCCTGGAGTAGAACCTCAGATACTTGGAAA GCCCATCTTCGTTGAAATCAGCCTCAACAAAGGCATAACCTTCATCGCCAACAACCTCAAATTCAGAGGAAAGGACTGC GGGGAGAATCCTGCTGCCAAACCCATTGAGGACAAGGCTGGGAACCCAAGCAAGGTCAACATCCAGCGCCTCACTGCACAATCCCCTGACACACCCCCTGAGAAGAGCCCCACAAAGCCCTCCAAGAATGCTGCAGCCAGCACTCCCAGGAAGTCCCCCGAGCAGTCCCCCGAGCAGTCCCCTGAGCAGTCCCCCAGCATGCcagcaaggacacaaatagaGAAGACAAGGGCACTGATGAGGAGGAGGACCCCAAGGAGGACGCTGATGAGGAGAACCAGTAGGAGGATGAGGACGACGACCCCACCGAGAGCCAAGGCAGCTCCAAGCTCCCCTGGATGCCTGTCGTGGGATGGCGCATCcgccctgctgctcctgctgctgctggtcTGCCTCTGCCACTTGCACTGGCCG ACAGAAAAGGAGCTGCCGCGACTCCTGCCGGAACCCTCTACT ACAGTGTGCTGCAGCCTGCCCATGGTGATGCCCGCCCGCTGTGACTGCCCGGGCACTGGGCATCTGAGCCAAATGAg GGCAAGTTGGAACTCCTGTGTGCCCTGTTCAGTCCACGTTGCAAACCAGTGCACCAGATGCGGCCCCCGTTCCAGAGCACG